The proteins below are encoded in one region of Streptomyces ficellus:
- the sigM gene encoding RNA polymerase sigma factor SigM, with product MTSEASEEPSDKELLARHVAGDPDAFGEIVRRHRDRLWAVALRTLGDREEAADAVQDALVSAFRAAHTFRGQSAVTTWLHRITVNACLDRARKAASRRTSPVDDTERLEQLLEPHESAEAPAERQDLHRELFAALAKLPADQRAALVLVDMQGYPVAEAARVLDVPTGTVKSRCARGRARLLPLLTHLRGDTGDNGGLDRGRNRTPGTSVPPASGPRDAGPSDPAAVKGGGGRT from the coding sequence ATGACGAGCGAGGCATCCGAGGAGCCGAGCGACAAGGAACTCCTGGCGCGCCATGTCGCCGGGGACCCGGACGCCTTCGGTGAGATCGTGCGCCGTCATCGCGACCGGCTCTGGGCGGTCGCCCTGCGTACGCTGGGGGACCGCGAGGAAGCCGCGGACGCCGTCCAGGACGCCCTGGTGTCGGCCTTCCGGGCCGCCCACACCTTCCGGGGCCAGTCGGCGGTCACGACCTGGCTCCACCGCATCACGGTGAACGCCTGTCTCGACCGGGCCCGCAAGGCCGCCTCGCGCAGGACCTCGCCGGTCGACGACACGGAGCGGCTGGAGCAGCTCCTGGAGCCGCACGAGTCGGCCGAGGCGCCGGCCGAGCGGCAGGACCTCCACCGGGAACTGTTCGCCGCGCTCGCGAAGCTTCCCGCGGACCAGCGGGCGGCTCTGGTGCTCGTGGACATGCAGGGATACCCGGTCGCCGAGGCCGCACGTGTCCTCGATGTACCGACGGGCACGGTGAAGAGCCGCTGTGCACGGGGGAGGGCCAGGCTCCTCCCGCTGCTCACTCATCTGCGCGGTGACACCGGGGATAACGGTGGCCTGGACAGGGGAAGGAACCGGACGCCGGGGACATCCGTCCCACC